The Methanosphaera sp. BMS genome contains a region encoding:
- a CDS encoding IS200/IS605 family accessory protein TnpB-related protein, producing MKYTSKCKKTAHYQSILNKQGRKTSNRIQKINQKFKNIQDNFLNQTVNFIIKKCKQQDIGTIVLGYNNNFQHKTNIGKKQNQIFSHIAFKQFKQKLETRCQIHEIDLIIQEESYTSQSSFLDEDILPKYQEKKDAENKGDKKKKDKKKEDKVKYEFKGNRVQRGLYETQNGKIINADVNAAANIIRKCKHRFNFELLCKWVQTTPYKIKL from the coding sequence ATCAAATATACTTCAAAATGTAAGAAAACAGCACACTACCAATCAATACTTAATAAACAAGGACGTAAAACATCCAATAGAATCCAAAAAATAAACCAAAAATTCAAAAACATACAAGACAACTTCCTCAACCAAACAGTAAACTTCATCATAAAAAAATGCAAACAACAAGATATAGGTACAATTGTGCTTGGATACAACAATAATTTCCAGCACAAGACCAATATAGGAAAAAAACAAAACCAAATATTTTCACACATAGCATTCAAACAATTCAAACAAAAACTAGAAACACGATGCCAAATACACGAAATAGACCTGATAATACAGGAAGAATCATACACAAGCCAAAGCAGCTTCCTAGATGAAGACATACTCCCAAAATACCAAGAAAAAAAAGACGCTGAAAACAAGGGGGATAAAAAAAAGAAGGATAAAAAGAAGGAAGATAAAGTTAAATATGAATTTAAGGGCAATAGAGTCCAACGTGGATTATACGAAACACAAAATGGAAAAATTATTAACGCAGATGTAAACGCTGCAGCCAATATTATACGAAAATGTAAGCATAGGTTCAATTTTGAGCTATTGTGTAAGTGGGTCCAGACTACTCCGTATAAAATCAAATTATAA
- a CDS encoding LL-diaminopimelate aminotransferase — translation MAVNVNEYYSNIQNNYLFVEIARRVEKYQEENPDADLIKMGIGDVTRPLTKTVIKAFHDAVDEMGQADTFRGYGPEQGYDFLIEDVIKNDFNPLGVELKNSEVFISDGAKCDTGNFQELFSQDNIIAVTDPVYPVYVDSNVMAGRSGKIGDDGFYENIVYLPCTSENNFVPALPEEDVDIIYLCFPNNPTGTTLTKDQLKVWVDYAKENDALILFDAAYEAFISTDNVPHSIYEIEGAKEVAIEFRSYSKVAGFTGTRCGYCVVPEEVYVKNEAGEDVQLNPLWNRRQSTKFNGVSYPVQRAAQAIYTPEGRKEIQENLDYYMKNAAVIRESLESIGLEVYGGIDSPYIWFKTPENIDSWTFFDILLDEANVVSTPGAGFGPSGEGYIRLTAFNTYEKTVEAMDRISKLEF, via the coding sequence ATGGCAGTAAATGTAAATGAATATTACAGCAACATACAAAACAATTACTTATTTGTAGAAATAGCAAGAAGAGTAGAAAAATATCAGGAAGAAAATCCTGATGCCGATTTAATAAAAATGGGTATAGGGGACGTGACAAGACCACTGACAAAGACAGTCATCAAGGCATTCCATGATGCAGTAGATGAAATGGGCCAAGCCGATACCTTCAGAGGTTACGGTCCTGAACAGGGATATGACTTTTTAATTGAAGACGTTATAAAAAATGACTTTAACCCACTGGGAGTTGAACTTAAAAACAGTGAAGTATTCATAAGCGACGGAGCAAAATGTGATACAGGTAACTTCCAGGAATTATTCTCACAGGACAACATAATAGCAGTAACAGATCCGGTATATCCTGTATACGTTGACAGTAACGTAATGGCAGGCCGCAGCGGAAAAATAGGCGATGACGGATTCTATGAAAATATAGTATATCTTCCATGTACCTCAGAAAACAACTTCGTACCGGCCTTACCTGAGGAAGACGTAGATATCATCTACTTATGCTTCCCAAATAACCCTACAGGTACAACATTAACCAAAGACCAGTTAAAGGTATGGGTGGACTATGCAAAAGAAAACGATGCACTCATACTATTTGATGCGGCTTACGAAGCATTCATTTCAACAGATAATGTTCCACATTCAATCTATGAGATTGAAGGAGCCAAAGAAGTGGCAATAGAATTCAGAAGTTATTCCAAAGTAGCCGGTTTTACAGGTACACGCTGTGGTTACTGTGTTGTACCTGAAGAAGTTTACGTGAAAAATGAAGCGGGTGAAGACGTGCAGCTAAATCCATTATGGAACAGAAGACAATCCACAAAATTCAACGGTGTATCATACCCAGTTCAAAGGGCGGCACAGGCAATATACACCCCAGAAGGTAGAAAGGAAATCCAGGAAAACCTTGACTACTACATGAAAAATGCAGCGGTAATCAGAGAAAGCCTCGAATCAATAGGCCTTGAAGTATACGGTGGAATCGATTCACCTTACATCTGGTTTAAAACACCTGAAAACATTGACTCATGGACATTCTTTGACATACTGCTGGATGAAGCCAATGTAGTAAGTACACCAGGTGCAGGTTTCGGTCCTAGCGGTGAAGGATACATCCGATTAACAGCATTCAACACCTATGAAAAAACCGTTGAAGCAATGGACCGTATATCAAAATTAGAATTTTAA
- a CDS encoding histone family protein: MTEIPKAPITRIVKNAGAERISKDAEEKFVEAVEAYTAKLAEAAIDLAKHADRKTIQPDDVELALKHF, translated from the coding sequence ATGACAGAAATACCAAAAGCACCAATTACAAGAATTGTAAAAAATGCAGGTGCAGAAAGAATTAGTAAAGATGCAGAAGAAAAATTTGTTGAAGCAGTAGAAGCTTACACAGCCAAATTAGCTGAAGCAGCAATCGATTTAGCAAAACACGCAGATCGTAAAACTATTCAACCAGATGATGTAGAATTAGCATTAAAACATTTCTAA
- a CDS encoding queuosine precursor transporter translates to MNFEFDYTEKRVILTVFFCVAFIIANLTTVKIMEIPYVHMEAPAGVLIYPLVYVLTNVIAEVYGEKIAQKTIMLGLAADILFVAMTVLQIFLPSPSYYTGDSSLAFVFTQTPRILIFAYISYLIGNLTNARLTTIVNRGKSYLRVKNWLVVAFSELVDDTIMVVGCYFGLVPWFDMIIIIFSTFIISVIWISVAQPFIAMLVDWTSKDAPSHITA, encoded by the coding sequence ATGAATTTCGAATTTGATTATACAGAAAAAAGAGTAATACTAACAGTATTCTTCTGTGTAGCTTTTATTATAGCTAATTTGACAACGGTTAAAATCATGGAAATACCCTACGTACATATGGAGGCTCCTGCAGGAGTACTTATATATCCACTGGTATATGTTTTAACCAACGTCATTGCAGAAGTATATGGTGAAAAAATAGCACAAAAAACAATTATGTTAGGACTTGCAGCTGATATATTATTTGTTGCAATGACAGTTTTACAGATATTCCTGCCGTCACCATCATATTATACGGGTGACTCCAGCTTGGCATTTGTATTTACACAAACCCCTAGAATATTGATCTTTGCTTATATCAGTTATCTTATCGGTAATCTGACCAATGCAAGATTAACGACAATAGTCAACAGGGGCAAATCATATCTTAGGGTGAAAAATTGGTTGGTTGTAGCATTCAGTGAACTTGTAGATGATACGATAATGGTTGTCGGATGTTATTTCGGACTTGTCCCATGGTTTGACATGATAATTATCATATTCAGTACATTTATTATAAGCGTGATATGGATAAGTGTTGCTCAACCGTTTATAGCCATGCTGGTTGACTGGACAAGCAAGGATGCACCAAGTCATATAACTGCATAA
- a CDS encoding S9 family peptidase: MIEQVRIGNNEDLIYGLLYLPDNMKDNKYPLVILSHGLSLNHTFMKPYAEKLQKEDIIAFIYDFRGGGYGSKSGGKISDMTIDGEKEDLIKVLDYVKRLECIDNNRIYLAGHSQGALVSSLVAVDVEGQIGGLFLFAPAYVIPDDMNEVVRREKNVLNLMPEHLGSKYMESARKINLYDDIKDFNKDVYIFHGKKDERVPVRYAMEADRAYPNSRLIIYPKEEHRFSDDTKNDVVRIIKEKISQTN; this comes from the coding sequence ATGATTGAGCAAGTAAGAATAGGTAACAATGAAGATTTGATATATGGATTATTATACCTGCCTGATAACATGAAAGACAATAAGTATCCTCTGGTAATATTATCCCATGGATTGTCATTGAATCATACGTTCATGAAGCCATATGCAGAAAAACTGCAAAAAGAGGATATCATAGCATTCATATATGATTTTCGTGGTGGCGGCTACGGTTCAAAAAGCGGTGGCAAAATAAGTGACATGACAATTGACGGTGAAAAGGAAGACCTGATAAAGGTACTTGATTACGTAAAAAGATTAGAATGCATAGACAACAATAGAATATACCTGGCAGGCCACAGTCAGGGAGCACTGGTATCAAGTCTTGTGGCAGTTGACGTTGAAGGCCAAATCGGTGGATTATTCCTGTTTGCACCTGCATATGTCATACCCGATGATATGAATGAGGTTGTAAGACGAGAGAAAAATGTTCTTAACCTTATGCCTGAACACTTGGGAAGCAAGTACATGGAAAGTGCCAGAAAAATAAACCTATACGATGACATCAAGGACTTTAATAAAGACGTTTACATATTCCATGGAAAGAAGGATGAACGCGTACCCGTAAGATATGCAATGGAGGCCGACCGGGCCTATCCAAATTCCCGACTGATAATATATCCCAAGGAGGAACATAGATTTAGTGATGATACAAAGAATGATGTTGTACGAATAATCAAAGAGAAAATCAGTCAAACAAATTGA